A window of Salmo trutta chromosome 33, fSalTru1.1, whole genome shotgun sequence genomic DNA:
GTCTGGTAGAAGCAACAACCCTATGAGGGCCCTGGGAGACCCTATCCCAAAAGACGGTGACCATGCCGTTTGGGATGGAAGAGCTGACACCAAGGAAAAATTGGGTGTAGAATCCTATTTACCAAGTCGgcttgttgttgtgtgttctatGTGTGAGAAATATTCCTCTCGAGGCGCATTCAAGTTACAAGTGCCATAGGGAGGGAAACTTGCATTTTGACAAGCAGCACAACAATCCTTGCAATTGTCTTTCCAATCCTACTAGTTTCTCAACTCCTAAATATGCATGAACTGCACAATTTTAAATCCTGAGTTATTTTTTTGGTTCAGCAGCAGCATGGTTAAGCATGTGAGtgcataggggagagtggggatAAATGTAACACAGGTCAATTTTAGGGTAACTTGGGGAAAAACACCACCCTACCTCAATTTTTTCAGAGTGACTCAAATAATTGTGATGAGacagattacattttttattttagcaaCATTAATGGCAACCAGGGAAAGTGTTGGAGGGAGGGTGTGTTACCCCGGGTAGCAGTTTATCCCAAGTTACcctaacaggtaggcctacagtatattcacTGTGTTTATATCATTATTTGGGGACACAACATTTATTAACATGATTCTAACTAGTTAAAAGATCACATTTGGGATCTGTAATGATTAGCCCTATAGGGTAAATGCAGATAggcaaccccatgcttcagcctatttatttatagccactcTGCTACATCAGCTGAGCTACAGGTGATCATTCTTACTGCTAATAGTATACCTGATCATATGAACTATGCATAAGCTATATTCATGTTCCATTATGTTAATCATTTTACCCGTATGTTATTAGGCTCATTTCTGGAGGTGGACATTCTGTTTTAGATGGTGTCAGCATAATtgtattttcattcattttgaaGTTTTAATGTCCTTTTAAAAAATCACCAGAATTTATCTTCTCCGTCCTTTATACATGGAAATTCTCCAGGGTGGGTCCCCGGACCCCCAAAACAGGGTTGAATGGGTGGTCCCTCTCCCCCCCCTTGTTTTGGTGGTGCGGGGTCCCCCACTGCTACATATTTTTCTATAGGAAACACTGCCTCTCCTACAGAATAGTTTACCTATTGGACACTGTTCTTGGGGCATATCTCATTAATTGGGAGAGTGGCTCCTTTTAAGGAAGGTGAGGGGCTCACCTTATTCGCCACTCTACCGGTCTGTCTCCAACAGACGCTTTACATAGGTTCTTCCGAGAGTAGGTGATCCTAGCGAATCCCCCACGTGAGACATCGCACTCATAATATCAGAGAACCGGAGTTACAGAAGTAACCTAAGTTATGTAATTATATTTTCTAATGCAACACTATAATAACAATGTCATAACAGGTCATAATAATATAATTCCTTTGTTTGGCTCAAGAGTTATACACAATAATCTGTCAAGTTCTTAGCGCTACTGAAACACTTACGAGGCTTTGCTTCAGTAGCTAAACAATAAGCTAATCCTGTGAAAGCTGTCAGCTCATTGACTTCTGTGCTGACTGAAATTGTTTTGcagagcaaattaaatgtatttcttATCTGTTGCAGGATATTGTGATGTTaagtgttctgtctctctttaaACAAAGCTCTTCTGAATTGATTTCACTTGTTTATGGCTTTGAAAAAACATGGTAAAATTGTGGTAAAATGATACGCTCTAGTTTTAGAGCAGAATCCAGGTGAAGTGTATTGTAACAGTTGCGCCGCCTCTTTCCTCAAGTCGGCCAAGCTACAGAAGAAACTCCACCAGCTGGAAGAGCAGCTCAATAATGAGATGCAGACCAAAGATGAGCTGGAGCACAAGTGCAGGTAGACACAACATGCCCtggtctcatacacacacaatacacctaCTACTATTACTGACTTGCTATGTGAGTTAGTCATGTTCTTTATTATATGGGGCGATGAGAATAGTGACATGCACTATGTTCTCTTCCTGTAGAACTTCCACCAGTCGTCTAGAGAAAATCTCCAAAGAACTTGATGAAGAGGTGAGAACTTTGGAGCTACAGTAGCAATATAGCATACCACTATAGCACACAACTGATAAAAAATGTCAACCAAGAAATAATTAGTTGTGCACTTCCAACACTGACCTTTGGTGGTGCATTGACAGACGAGTAGCAGAAAGGCTCTGGAGTCGAATCTGaggcagctggagagagagaaggctctACTGCAGCACAAGACTGTGGAGAGCCACCGCAAGGCCGAAAGCGAGGCCGACCGGAAACGCTGCCTGGAGAACGAGGGTGAGACCGctggctgaacacacacacacacacagtatacttTCATATCTAACTTGTGATGTGATCTGCAGTCAACAGCCTCCGAGACCAGCTGGACGATATGAAGAAAAGAAATCAGAACTCGCACATATCCAACGAGAAGAACATTCACTTACAAAGACAGGTGTGTTTTTTTGCTGTATAAAATAACTTgcctgtgtgtttatgtgcatgTGTTTACATTTGTGATTGGAATGCACGTGATTGAAATGCACATTACAAAGTGTGACTAAGTGATTTGTTATCCAGCTGGACGAGGCCAATGCTCTATTGCGTGCGGAGCAGGAGGCGGCTACGCGGCTGAGGAAGGCCCAGACGGAGGCAGGCAAGCAGGTGCAGGCTCTGGAGGCCGGGGGCAGAGAGCTGCAGGACAAGTGCTGCCTGCTGGAGCGCTCCAAGCTCACTCTGGAGAAGGAGTGTATCGGGCTGCAGGCAGCACTGGAGGCTGAGAGGAGAGAGCACAGCCAGGGCTCAGAGACCATCGCAGACATGCAGGGTTAGTGGGGATTTTGTTTGTGtgggagagactgtgtgtgtttattcacAGTATGATTTAGCCTTTGGTGacatttctctgtctctgtagggCGAATCTCAGTGCTGGAGGATGAGGTTCGGCAGGTGAGACAGGCCCTATCCaaagcagagacagagaagagattaCTACAGGAGAAACTCACCGACCTGGAGAAGGTAAACTTCCACACCTTCTTATGCTCTTACCCTCTCTATTTTATGCACTCTCACTTTCtaaccttctccctctctctcttctactctcccGTAGGAGAAGAGCAGCAAGGAGATAGACATGACGTACAAGCTGAAGGTGTTGCAGCAGGGGCTGGAGCAGGAGGAGGCGTCGCACAAAGCCACCAAGGCACGGCTCGCAGACAAGAGCAAGATTGAGTCGATCGAGGGCGCCAAGTCTGAGGCCATGAAGGGTAAGGCCCTTCCTGAGTTATCAGGTATGACAAAGGACAGGAATCCGTCTTCGGTAAAGAAACTAGACTGTGGTCAGCAGGGTCAAATCCAATTCAATAAATAattattctccctctctccccttcccccagaCATGGAGCAGAAGCTGCAGGAGGAGAGGGCGTCCAAGCTGCGTGTGGAGAACAGGATGTTGGAGCTGGAGAAACACAGCAGCATGCTGGACTGTGACTACAAGCAGTCCCTACagaaactggatgagctccgcaGGCACAAGGAAAGGCTCACCGAGGAGGTGAAGAACCTGACTTTGAAGATCGAGCAAGAGACCCAGAAGCGCAGTCTTACCCAGAACGACCTGAAGGCCCAGAACCAGCAGCTCAACACCCTGAGGACCTCTGAGAAGCAGCTGAAACAGGAGGCTAACCACCTGCTGGAAATCAAACGCAGCCTGGAGAAACAAAACCAGGAGCTACGCAAGTCAGTCAAAATTGAgactcttttttttctccttttttaaTATTTTACCTTTGAATTTTTAGCAAGTAATAACGCTGAGAGAAAGTGTCAACACAATAAAACAATAAGCTGAAAGGATTCATTTGCATTTGTCTCCACAGAGAAAGGCAGGACTCGGATGGCCAAATGAAGGAACTTCAGGACCAGCTAGAGGCTGAGCAGTATTTTTCTGTAAGTCTGCTGCAACAATTAATTTGATTGTCTTTGAGAGaggaatcctaacttgagataacctacacactgtgtatACATTATTGCATTCAATTTGGGATTGATCATCTTTTTGTGTTGCCCAGACGCTGTATAAGACCCAGGTGCGGGAGTTGAAGGAGGAATGCGAAGAGAAGAGCAAGCTCTACAAGGACATGCAGCAATCCCTTCAGGAGTTACAAGAGGAGAGGTGAGTACAAGGAAATGGCCTGGCCCTGCACTGTTTACTGACACTCTAGTCTACAACTCCAGTACTGCTGAACTTATAAACATCTGCCCAGAGATCCAGAAGAGGATGGGTTTCTTTAGGGTCTGGTTCAAGCTTTCTTCCTCCTTACGGAGTTCTTGTAATATACATCGTTATTGATTTATTTACACGAACAACACAAAAAAGAACCCAACCAAAACCCATGTTCAATGCTACATTCTAAAACATTATAAAGACATGCTTGACCTGTGACCCGCTCAGGGACTCCCTGGCGGCGCAGCTGGAGATCACGCTGACCAAGGCGGACTCGGAGCAGCTGGCTCGCTCCATCGCTGAGGAGCAGTACTCCGACCTGGAGAAGGAGAAAATCATGAAGGAGTTGGAGCTCAAGGAGATGATGGCTCGGCACAAGCAGGAGCTGGTCGAGAAGGACATTACCATTGGCTCGGTGAGTCAGCCCTGGTTCTTCTGTTTCTGGAGGGCCGTAGTGGGCTGCATTGGGCGTGAGCTTTTGTCCTGGCTTAGTGCTTTCGAAAACACAGAATTCAACTGATCGAATAATCATCAAGAACTTGATACGCttaatcaggtgtgcttgtgTGCTTGTACTGGGCTGGGACTATAGCCAGGACCAGGAGTGAACAACAACGGAATCGACTATTGTAACCAATAGATCTGTGAGTCTGACTCTGAGGTGACACCTGCTGGGCCTTGAGAATGCTTGCTGCAGCTGAATACTATCAAATTGCATTGGTCTCACTTTTTGTCTGCTCTTTCCTGCCCAGCTGGAGGAGGCCAACCGAACCCTCACTAGCGATGTGGCCAACTTAGCCAATGAGAAAGAGGAGCTCAACAACAAACTCAAGGAGACACTTGAAGGTAAGTTTCTGCCTCCAGCCTGTGTGGTTGGTAAAAAGGATAATATCTATTTCTGTTCAACATTAGATTGTAACATTCTATTCTTCTATTTGTGATGTGTTCAGAGCTGCAGACGTCCAAGGATGATGAGCAGCAGATGAGCCAGATGAAGCTCACGTTTGAGAAGCAGCTCCAGTCAGAGAGAACACTAAAGACCCAGGCAGGCTGATTTAATGTCATTTCATCTAGCTTTACAATGTTGCGTAGCAAGGAAATCGTGTTGAAGACACTTGGCTTTGTCTATTGTTTTAGATGCTCATCATGACTATTTCTTGTCTTGTGTGTTTCTCAGGCTGTGAACAAGCTGGCGGAGATCATGAACAGGAAGGAGGTACGTGCAGCAGGCAGTCGGCGCGGCAACGACACTGATGTGCgcaggaaggagaaggagaacagGAAGTTACAGCTGGAGCTGAGGTCAGAGAAGGAGAAACTGAACTCCACCATCATCAAGTACCAAAGAGAGATCAATGACATGCAAGCGGTCAGTCCAACCATAACACAACCTAATACTAACCATCACACAACCACCTGTACAGCATTATCATTAATTACCAGAGGGAGATTAATGACATGCAGGTGGTCAGTCACACCAAGAGAGTTCAACAAAGTTAACAGGGGCCTCAAACTAACAATATACAGACATTTCAAATGTATGTTTCCTTTCCTCCTGTTTGTGTCAAATAGCAAATAGCAGATGAGAGTCAGGTACGCATCGAGCTGCAGATGGCCCTGGACAGTAAGGACAGTGACATAGAGCAGCTACATAACCTCCTCAGCTCAGCCAACGTCTCCTCCCTGGAATCAGCCAGCCTCAGCAGTGGACCAGACTTTGACGCGGATGACGCCTACACAGGTAAGGAGGACCCGTTTGTGTGCATTCAATCACAATGTACAAGCAGTCATAtacatttattgatttatttgattGATATTTTGTCCATCATGAAGGGAAACCTCTCTGGAGCTGAAACATAAACCATTAAGAGTGCTGCCATCATTTGATGCATCTACAGTTGACATTTTGTGCATTGAAATAGAAAATGCTGTGTTTCCTGGGAATATGTACGAACTGTGAAGCATGTAGATCTATCACAACATTGACCTGCTGTTTTAATGTTTcacccctctttcactctcttagAAATGAGACTAGCGGGATGGCTCTCGCTGCCTGTGAGGAACAACACCAAGAAGTTTGGATGGGAGAGAAAGGTGAAGATAAGATTTACAACCTGGCTTTACTGATCAAACATTCTGTAGTTAATATTGTTGATGTGTTACAGTTAAAAGTATTGTTTCTTGTCTCTTTTTAGTATGTGGTTGTGAGCAGCAAGAAGATTCTGTTCTATAACAGCGAACAGGACAAAGAGCTATCCAACCCCTACATGGTGCTGGATATTGAGTGAGTAACGACTATCTACCTGCTCCTCTTACTTCAATTCAAATCATCATGCTAATACAGATACGCTTGCTCttacaccagatataccctggcattatgtggctgagcgatgaagagaaactgaaatgtttttttgtccattgtgtaTTTCCGTTTGCGGAATATTTAGATAAAGCCTGGAATAaaagaaaaagggctacctataaTTACATTTGAAAAAGATTAGGCTTCTCTGTGGTAAATGGCAcgtgtgtactgtatatagattgtgtataggcttgtctccGACATGATCTTCACTTTGTGCCATACTGGGTTCAAATGCCTTCTGTTTcatttttctgtatttatttatgtgtgtgatatatatatatatatatcacacacacacagtgtatatttacatatgtgtgtatgtatgtacagtactagtcaaagtttggacacacctactcattcaagggtttttctttatttgtactggtttctacattgtagaataatagtgaagacatcaaaactatgaaataacacatatggaatcgtgtagtaaccaaaaaagtgttaaacaagttatgcaaagctgtcatcaaggcaaattgtggctactttgaagaatctcaaatataaaatatattttgatttgttaaacacttttttggttactacatgtttccatgtgctatttcatagttttgatgtcttcacaatcaatcaaatgtatttataaaccctttttacatcagccgatgtcacaaaatgctatacagaaacccagcttaaaaccccaaaccgcaagcaatgcagatgtagaagcacggtgtttAGGAAAAACTACCCAGAacggcaggaacctaggaagaaacctagagacgaaccaggctctgaggggtggccagactttttctggctgtgccgggtggagatcataacagtacatggccaagatgttcaaacgttcatagatgaccagcagggtcaaataataataatcacagtggttctagagggtgcaacaggtcagcacctcaggagtaaatgtcagttggcttttcataaccgATCACTCAGAGAtaaagacagcaggtgcggtagagagagagagagagagtcgatagcacgtcactattattctacaatgtagaaaacagtacaaataaagaagaacccttgaatgagtaggtgtgtccaaacttttgactggtactgtatatgtatgtatattttttactgctcaaaggatataattattgtttggataaccttatttACTATTATGTAATGATTTTTATCATTAATTGTTTCACTCTTTATGCACTGCAGAGAACACCAGAAGAAGAATTATCACTGATTTATCACAGTGAATTactgtaatgtttgtttatgtatcaattaatcccataagggatgggttgccaactggcgatttgacacaaaaatacaatttcattccTTCATACAAAATTTAATTCAATAACTGTAGTTAATATTTTTTTACCTTCAACATCAAAAATATTTTGGTTCTCTTCCTTTTCTTGTCTTTTCAGTAAACTCTTCCATGTGCGGCCTGTCACTCAAACAGACGTTTACCGTGCTGACGCCAAAGAGATCCCCAGGATATTCCAGGTCCCTTGATTGTTATGGCTCTTTGTTCATGCATTTATTTAACGATTCATGTGATGGGGCTGGTTCAtactgttgatgatgatgatgatgattgacaATTGCCATGATGACCTTTTCCTTCTCTCCTCAGATTCTGTATGCCAATGAGGGAGAGTGTAAGAAGGAGCCAGAGTTCCCAGTGGAGCTGGCCAGCGGAGAGAAGTCCAGCTACATCTGCCACAAGGGCCACGAGTTCATCCCTACGCTCTACCACTTCCCCACCAACTGTGAGGCGTGCACCAAGCCCCTGTGGAACATGTTTAAGCCTCCGCCCGCCCTAGAGTGCAGGCGCTGCCACATCAAGTGCCACAAGGACCACATGGACAAGAAGGAGGAGATCATCGCGCCCTGCAGAGGTAGGGATGTGGGGGGTGTGGTGTCGTTGCTTATAGCAGAGCAGGGTTACATAGATGCATATAAAGACATTGTCAGGGACATATCAAGGAAAGGTTAGGGGGTTGAGGTGTGCACCGCTGTTTTTTATGTTTGTTTGCACAGTTATTCTCAGTTATTAAACACAATACAAACCCTTCCCTTTGTCCCACTGCAGTGAACTATGACGTGTCCACGGCCAAGAACCTGCTGCTGCTGGCCGTGTCTCAGGAGGAACAACAGAAGTGGGTGGGACGTCTGGTCAAGAAGATCCCCAAGAAGCCCCCGGCCCCCGAGCACTTTGCCCGCTCCTCGCCCCGTTCCTCCATGAAGGTCCAGCCCAGCCAGTCCATGAGGCGGCCCAGCAGACAGCTGCCCCCCAGCAAGAGCAGGTAAGACCACAGGCCAGACGTAGACAGTAAAGCTAGGGCTCTGGTGGTTGGGAAAAATGGGAACCTTACACCTATCAAATACTTAGGCGTGAAAAGAATGTGACTAGTGCTAGGTGGATTTGGGCAATGCTCATTACCACTTTCCGCTTTCAGATTGCTCGACTTTGGCCTATAGGACTAACATTAGGCGTTACATGATATCGATGATGATATTGATGATGCGTTTGATTTCTGATGAGTAGATAGGGTAAAAGCCTGGGTAAATCCCTAGGAAGGCATGTTGTGCAGGGAGTTTGGTTGTATTGAAATAGGACTTGGATATTCCCTTCTGAATATTGTTTATTCCTATATTTCTTTAATCTATTGGCTGCTTTCTTGGACCATGCCCAAGAGGGGGTTTGTGTACCTGAATTTGAGAAAATAAATGTTCATGTGTTCTCTTATAGTCTTCGTAGTTGTATATGTCAGGAAATAAGATTTTTACGTACACTTTTAGGTTTCCAGGAACGCCTACCACACTACTGAATCTGATCATGATCAAACCCTTAACCGTAAACCCTTTCTTATATCAGCCTCATCCTGAACCCTGTGTGACCTTTGCCCTCTGACCTCAGTCCTCCTAGATCACACGCCCCCAGGATGCGACGAGAAGACTCCAAAAGTGGCCATCGACACAAATCATGACTTACctcttctgtgtgtgtttcagcttGACTAGTCATTTTAATGTGAAAGAGAATGTGTTATAAtatgatgttttgtacatttatttacaatgacttttGACGTTTTGCAATAAAACATGCAATCCATTGTGCAGAGTTGTGTGGCTCTGGGTGGTTGAATGTGTGACAGCTGCATGCTGTGTGGGGTGATGCATGCTGTGGCGCAGGCAGTGTCGCGGAGCTGTGGGTTGGTTTGGAGAAACTATGGAGAAACTAATACTGTTtccctttttctctttctccagTTAACCTTACTTGGGAATGTGGTTCAGGATCGAGGTGGTGGGTGTTTCCTCCTAACACGCAATCAAAAGACTGATAACAAACAATGTTCCACTTGGCATTTCCTCCTTGCACAACTTTGATTCCACTTCACTCTTCCAGAAGACTTCTCTTCCCATTTCCACCGTGATAGTCCTATAGTATTTGGCTTCGAATGATCAGTTATGTCCAGTCACTTCAACTGCTAGTCACCCATGAACGATGTGCCAACACACCTACCTGTCGTCTGTGTGCATATGAAGAGCAACTTCTCTCCAGGTTCCTTTAGGAGAGGGGCGGTTGGATGTCAAGGCCATGGGAAGGGGTTTGGCTTTGGGCTTTGTGTATCCCGATGTTcactcaacacagaacaatagcCTCAATTACGCCAAACAGAGGGTTGAAGCACTTACCTTGACAACACTTAACCAGAAATCCTCATTGGAAAGCAGAGATCAAGAAATAAGCGAATTGAGGTGCTCTGCCAACCTAAATGCTTGTGGCCGAGGCAAAGACATTTTAATAATACAGTTTACAATTACAAGCCATCATAAGTATCTACTGCAGAACACTACGCCCACAAGAGAATAATACTGTAAACTGGTAGGTGGATAGAGCTGAAGTTCAGATGCTAACACTGACCTTATAGCACTTCACCCTGGCATTGCCTTAATGTACTTACCACGCAGCATGACAATTATTAGAGGGAAATGTTTACTGCACCAGCTGAATGCAATGGTGCACCATTATGCAGCATTAATATCATAGCTTGACTCCTTCATTGTTTGAATGTACGTCTGGGCAAACCAGAGATGAAACACAAGCATTGTATTACTTAGAAATAATACTGTTTATTTTCTATTCAAAATCTACTTGATGACCCCTCCACCATCTTCTGTGTGATGTTGCATGTGTTTTACGTTTGCCCCTAAGGCCTCAAAGTGCTGTTGACTACATGCCTTTCCTTTGGTGAATGCACCCGTAGTAAGAATGTTTTTTATTCCTGTGAACAAGTGGGGAAAAATCGAAAGTTTACTTATTTTTGTTGAAAAAAAGAAGGAAAAGtttctgcaaatgtattcacAAGCTGAAAGTATTGAACAGTAACATGCAATAGAAGCTTTTTGAATGTTTTTCTCAGATATTTTTGTAAAGAATTCCTCTTTTGGCACGTTGTGTGTATCTGGCTCATATTACAGGTGGAGAGTGATGGTGTGCTCTGAGTGCTCTCCTTTATCCAAGAAGCTTCTGAAAAGCACGttttatacatataaatatacacagtatatatttTACATGACGACATACAGTGCACATTGTATTATTTATACTGCCTTGTCCACTTTGTATTTAAAGGCGCATCATCCAGACTGCATGTTTGATATTGCTAGAGTAAAGTTCATGAAAACCTGTTgaacaataaataaatgtatgtgcTTTCTGGTTTATCTCATTGTGAGGTATGCTGTATTTTCTATAACCACATAACATGTCAACTTTTAAGTCGTTTTACCAGCATATACAAGTACCAGCATATACAATCTTTTTAAATAGGGGTTGGTTTATTGATTCAGGTGTTCAGGATATTAAATTGACAGTAGCAAAAGCTTGAAAATATGCACACACAATCTGCATCTGAACAAATGTCTGATCCTGAAAACACCTCCACCCACATTAACACTATCTGTTCACTCATTTGAAAATTGTTTTGGAAAATGGCAGTACAGCAGTATGATAATTGGGTTTCCACCTGTCCGTTTGTCACCAGCACTGTCCAGTTCTCAGCCTCACATTTGGGTGAAATGTTGAAATAAGCCTCAATGTCCAGTAAAAACCTGAAAGATGAAGTGCAGGCTAAATGTCCAGTTTGACAGAGCAGAGGTAGAATCAACTGTACTTGTCAGGATGGTTTGTGACTAGCAGACTCAATCTTGCTTCTTTAGCActtctcttcctgctctcctGTAGTACCAAACCGTAGACAGCACCCATGAATTCAGCAGTATCATGACAACAAATCATACCAGAACTGTGGACAGAACAGAGACATCAGAAATGAATGTGCAGCAATCCACACTATGTAATGACATGCAATAGCACAGACATTTTCATTCCATGATGTAAACCCAGTCAACTCCTGATAAATGCAATGGTTTGGGACTACGCTAAATCctatccaaacttgtgaaacaaacaTCTATAATAAATTCAGATTTGATCCAGTCCGGTCCATCTGTAGACGTTAACATCAAGGCCAGagtggactgaccaaatttctACTTTCATGGATGTATGGTGTCAGTCGGCGCTCATTGGGtgaggatgctggttacagtaaatggaaatagagggggctcatgggtatGTGTCGGTAAGAGCTGGGAGAGGTAACATTAAATGGAGCGtgagagggaggggttgtccagactgttttAATACTCTTGCTTTTACCACCAGAcaacagaaagagaaaaaaaactgttAGGCCTATGatctgaacataacagtaggccagTGGAAGGAcggtagcaggtgacccaactgtggtttgtgactactatgatttcccattgtagccaattcagttgcagtaattcCATTACTGATTGTTTTGTAATTCCGTTACCgatttggtaacggaattacaagttttaatcacttaataattcataaacaaaattgatatcagtaaaatcACTATAACTAATTGGTAGATCTACCATTCCTTGGTACTTTTGTGAATTTTAATtatcctcatgagggagagaaattagaataTATCTTAATGATATGTGGGTAACGGAAcaaggcaatatttcttaaacttacacaAGGTAAGCAATTTCTCCAAAACAAAATATACTGTccgtgttgatattagttggcagggttCTTTACATCAACGTTATTGTATTTTGATGTAGTTCAGATACTTTTTAAGacttttctggtagatgttttctaagatcTATTTTTCATCTGTTTATCCAgcaatcaaagcctttgcttatgcCTAATATTtcagatggaaaatggttgaaaaatgtatctatgcTTATTTTACTCACAAATATAGACTCTTCGCTTTGATTTGACACCAAATTTCATATCCTCCTGTAATGTTTTACACATTCAAAAATCTCTCAGCCTATCACACAATGTTATGCAAATGAGTTGCTGTATGTGCCACTTGGGGGCTCCCGAGTTGTGCAGCGTTCTAaaccactgcatctcagtgctagaggcgtcactacagaccctggtttgatttcaggctgtatcacaactggacgtgattgggagtcccatagggcggcgcacaattggcccagcgtcgttagggtttggccggggtaggccgttattgtaaataagaatttgttcttaactgacttgcctagttaaataaaggttaa
This region includes:
- the rock2a gene encoding rho-associated protein kinase 2 isoform X3, with product MSLGAERRMENRLKKLEAMIKDPRSAINLESLLDSINAFVLDLDYPALRKNKNVETFLNRYEKVMGHLRDFQMKSEDFDRVKVIGRGAFGEVQLVRHKASQKVYAMKLLSKFEMIKRSDSAFFWEERDIMAFANSPWVVQLCCAFQDDRYLYMVMEYMPGGDLVNLTSTYDVPEKWARFYTAEVVMALDAIHSLGFIHRDVKPDNMLLDRHGHLKLADFGTCMKMDSTGMVHCDTAVGTPDYISPEVLKSQGGDGYYGRECDWWSVGVFIFEMLVGDTPFYADSLVGTYSKIMDHKNSLNFPDDVEISKDAKNLICAFLTDREVRLGRNGVEEIKRHPFFKNDQWNFDSIRNTAAPVVPELSSDIDTSNFDEIEDDKGDVETFPTPKAFVGNQLPFVGFTYFKEDQLLSGVNNSTVVTVNSTALKGESAKLQKKLHQLEEQLNNEMQTKDELEHKCRTSTSRLEKISKELDEETSSRKALESNLRQLEREKALLQHKTVESHRKAESEADRKRCLENEVNSLRDQLDDMKKRNQNSHISNEKNIHLQRQLDEANALLRAEQEAATRLRKAQTEAGKQVQALEAGGRELQDKCCLLERSKLTLEKECIGLQAALEAERREHSQGSETIADMQGRISVLEDEVRQVRQALSKAETEKRLLQEKLTDLEKEKSSKEIDMTYKLKVLQQGLEQEEASHKATKARLADKSKIESIEGAKSEAMKGKALPELSDMEQKLQEERASKLRVENRMLELEKHSSMLDCDYKQSLQKLDELRRHKERLTEEVKNLTLKIEQETQKRSLTQNDLKAQNQQLNTLRTSEKQLKQEANHLLEIKRSLEKQNQELRKERQDSDGQMKELQDQLEAEQYFSTLYKTQVRELKEECEEKSKLYKDMQQSLQELQEERDSLAAQLEITLTKADSEQLARSIAEEQYSDLEKEKIMKELELKEMMARHKQELVEKDITIGSLEEANRTLTSDVANLANEKEELNNKLKETLEELQTSKDDEQQMSQMKLTFEKQLQSERTLKTQAVNKLAEIMNRKEVRAAGSRRGNDTDVRRKEKENRKLQLELRSEKEKLNSTIIKYQREINDMQAQIADESQVRIELQMALDSKDSDIEQLHNLLSSANVSSLESASLSSGPDFDADDAYTEMRLAGWLSLPVRNNTKKFGWERKYVVVSSKKILFYNSEQDKELSNPYMVLDIDKLFHVRPVTQTDVYRADAKEIPRIFQILYANEGECKKEPEFPVELASGEKSSYICHKGHEFIPTLYHFPTNCEACTKPLWNMFKPPPALECRRCHIKCHKDHMDKKEEIIAPCRVNYDVSTAKNLLLLAVSQEEQQKWVGRLVKKIPKKPPAPEHFARSSPRSSMKVQPSQSMRRPSRQLPPSKSS